A genomic stretch from Tamandua tetradactyla isolate mTamTet1 chromosome 15, mTamTet1.pri, whole genome shotgun sequence includes:
- the ZNF660 gene encoding zinc finger protein 660, translating into MRRKIRNFKYMTVKNNKTFTEVSNQECEKDSDPSTNERIQAEKKQYVCKECGKAFSQSANLTVHERIHTGEKPYKCKECGKAFSHSSNLVVHQRIHTGLKPYKCNACGKSFSGKSHLIRHQGIHSGEKTYECKECGKAFSRSSGLISHHRVHTGEKPYTCIECGKAFSRSSNLTQHQRMHKGKKVYKCKECGKTCSSNTKIMDHQRIHTGEKPYECDECGKAFILRKMLNEHQRLHRREKPYKCNECGKAFTSNRNLVDHQRVHTGEKPYKCNECGKTFRQTSQVILHLRTHTKEKPYKCSECGKAYRYSSQLIQHQRKHNEEKEAS; encoded by the coding sequence atgaggagaaagataagaaacttcaaatatatgacagttaaaaacaataaaacattcaCAGAAGTGAGTAACCAGGAATGTGAAAAAGATTCTGACCCCTCAACAAATGAAAGAATTCAGGCTGAAAAGAAACAGTATGTCTGTAAGGAgtgtgggaaagcttttagtcaAAGTGCAAACCTTACGGTACATGAGAGAatccacacaggagagaaaccttataaGTGTAAGgagtgtggaaaagccttcagtcatAGCTCCAACCTTGTTGTTCATCAGAGAATCCACACTGGACTGAAACCCTACAAATGCAATGCATGTGGGAAATCTTTCAGTGGTAAGTCACACCTCATTCGACACCAGGGAATCCACAGTGGGGAGAAAACTTACGAATGTAAggagtgtgggaaagccttcagtagGAGTTCAGGTCTTATTTCACATCACAGAGTTCACACTGGGGAAAAACCCTATACTTGTattgaatgtgggaaagcctttagccGTAGTTCAAACCTTACTCAACACCAGAGAatgcacaaaggaaaaaaagtttacaAATGTAAGGAGTGTGGGAAAACGTGTAGTTCTAATACAAAGATTATGGAccatcagagaattcacactggggaGAAGCCTTATGAATGTGATGAGTGTGGAAAAGCTTTCATCTTGAGGAAGATGCTTAATGAACATCAGAGACTTCATCGTAGAGAGAAACCTTACAAGTGTAATGAGTGTGGGAAAGCTTTTACTTCTAATAGAAACCTTGTTGATCATCAGagagttcacactggagagaaaccctataagtgtaatgaatgtgggaaaaccttcaggcAGACTTCTCAAGTTATTCTACATTTGAGAACCCACACTAAggaaaaaccctataaatgtagTGAGTGTGGGAAAGCTTATCGTTATAGCTCACAGCTTATTCAACACCAGAGAAAACATAATGAAGAGAAAGAGGCCTCATGA